TATCAGCCTCTGCTAGAACAAATTTCAGCACAAGCGCTTGATGCTGAAGCAATTTTAGGACAAGCTGATGAACATGGACAACGTTATCGAGTAGATTTGGAGATTACTGGCATTGAAGGACAGCAAGAAATTGTACGTACAGGTTGGATAGTAGAGCCAGGTAGTGATGCAGCTAGATTAGTAACCCTTTTCGTGCGGAGGATAAGATGATTGAGCCACAATTATTTGATGTAATTGAATTACTAATTAATTTGCCTGATTATAATCTAGAGGCGGGAGCGCGAGGAGCAATTGTAGATTGCTATGCTGATGGTAAATATGAGGTAGAGTTTACTAACGAAGAAGGAGAAACTGAGGTTCTTTGTCCGCTGCAATCCGATCAATTTATAGTGGTTTGGAAGGCTAAAACTAAGAGTTGGTTATCAGTATCAGAACAAATTGTAGCTGCGATCGGAAATTTATCTGAAGAACGTAAACGAGAAGTTCTAGATTTTACTCGTGCTTTGTATCAAAGGTGATTACTTTGAGAGTGCGATCGGCTTTGCTGGTGCATTTTACCTTATTTAATCAGCAAGTATGTTACTCAAATTAAGAACCATTAAACAGTTGGTATATTAATTCTATAAACTAACTAATATTAAAGCTCTCCCCTCCAAGTGGAGGGGGTAACTATAATGGTTAAGAATTACCAGTTCTGGTGAAGTAGTAGATGTTCAGCATGATTTAGTTTGAAGTTGTTTACTTAGCTGACTTAATCTAAACCATGAACAATACTTCTTTCGAGCCAAATTTAGGCTATCAAAACTCTGGATATTATGCCGATGAAGATACATTAGGTTATGCCTCACCAGAGAAAGCGCGTGGGGGTAATTTTGATGACGGCTATCAAGAAAACGTTTACGACTCATCTAACCTAGCTGACAGTGCTTGGACAGATTCACCTACT
This genomic interval from Leptolyngbyaceae cyanobacterium contains the following:
- a CDS encoding DUF4926 domain-containing protein; translated protein: MIEPQLFDVIELLINLPDYNLEAGARGAIVDCYADGKYEVEFTNEEGETEVLCPLQSDQFIVVWKAKTKSWLSVSEQIVAAIGNLSEERKREVLDFTRALYQR